In Tenebrio molitor chromosome 1, icTenMoli1.1, whole genome shotgun sequence, the sequence GATTTGGACATGAATGCTTGACGAAGATTCTGAATCTGAATGACAGCGATGACagttattgtttatttgatttacaccacacaaatttggtgGTAAAAGTCAAAACTTACAAAGCTACCCATGGCTTGCTTGATCGCATCGACCACTcgccaagataaagaatggagtataaTCGAGTTATTCAtaaatccgaaatcgtatgtcgttacttgaactttacgctccaataaacacagcttgaaacacaAGTTACATCTAGACATCAATCGCAAAACATATACGGTTttaaatccatggatgacttgattacaaattaatttaatcgcCCGATACCTACATAGTAAAAGTCATCCCTCACAATagtggtaaaatatttttgttaattgtagGAAAGAGATTTAGGGGACGAATATGGTTGGAAACAAGTTCACGGTGATGTATTCCGTCCAGCTTGTCACTCTCTCGTATTTTCATCTCTTATTGGAGCTGGCCATCAACTGACAACTGTGGTGTTCTGCGTGATAGTTTTTGCTATTCTTGGAGAGTTGTATACAGAGTAAAGTTACCGAGGTATTTCCGACGTgtaagattgatttttttgtatttttttttagacgTGGGTCCCTTCTTTCTACGGCTATATTCGTGTATGCGATAACATCGCCAATAAACGGATATTTTGGCGGTTCACTTTATGCAAGAATGGGAGGTAAAATATGGATCAAACAGATGACAATTTCGGCATTCATGCTGCCGGCCTTTGTATGCGGTACCgcctttttcattaattttatagCGATTTATTATCACGCTTCGAGAGCTATTCCATTTGGAACAATGgtaattaataaacaaatgaatgTTAGAGCATATAATGTTTTTAACAATGTAATTTTAGGTTGCAGTAACTTGcatatgtttatttataattttgccATTGACTCTAGTGGGAACTGTGTTGGGACGTAACTTAGCTGGTCAGCCTGATTATCCATGTCGCATCAATGCAGTTCCTCGACCAATTCCAGAGAAAAAGTGGTTTATGGAACCAGGAGTGATAATACTGATGGGAGGAATTTTGCCGTTTGCTAGCATATTTATCGAAATGTACTCATTATTTcgcaattaatttttcatgttgCACTTTATCTGGTTTTTgtaggtattttatttttacatcgtTCTGGGCATACAAGATCTACTATGTCTATGGATTTATGCTGTTGGTATTCATCATATTAATGATAGTAACCGTATGCGTTACAATAGTTTGTACATACTTTTTACTTAATGCTGAAGACTACCGTTGGCAGTGGACGTCATTTTTGGCAGCCGCCTCTACATCTGCGTATGTTTATGTCTACGCAatatattatttctttttcaaaactaagTAAGTAATTTTCTCCTATGCAATAGACATTACATGTTGTACGTATTTTCAGAATGTATGGATTGTTCCAAACCGCTTTTTATTTTGGATATATGGCGCTTTTTAGTGGAGCACTGGGTATCATGTGCGGTACAGTGGGTTATATAGGTACCAGTGTGTTTGTTAGGAAAATATATTCCACCGTTAAAATTGACTGAAGTGGTtaagttcttttttttttgtaaatagttaCATGTTCCCATATATTGTGCGGACTTTATACATCTTGAAATGGGAATGTATTTCTACATTCTtattgaattgtaaaattGTGGATGTGTTATAAAATagttcattttcatttttcttcttttccatttttgtgatttgaaataaaatatttattgtaaaagcatattttttaaagaattacttcctaaattttacttaattgATTGAAAACAACTTATatacttacaattttattgttaataaagataataaaataaattttgtttagaaATTGATTTGTTCTCTCCACACAATAGTCTTCAGTCCAgtagtttttaatattttaatcaaGAACCCTTTACGTCGctgtaatgtaaaatttgcggtaaaaataaaattgtttggaCATGTATTGGAATTaggttttaaattttcacataGGTACTCTAAAAACTATTGCTTTTAGAAAACGGTaaacaaagattttttctcCACGACAGTTAGTAAATGTAATAATtccgaaatcatttttaataatagaaagtaaaaattctcTCTTGGGATTGAGAATATTTATTCTGAAACACTTGCTTCTTATGTGTTTTGCATGTATTTTCATTCCATAACAAGTAGCTGAATGAATATTCCATAATTATGTTCAACGAAATACATAGATTGCCATGGATTTCAAAACTTTCAGTGTCAGATATCAATGCGACGTCTTAATTGTTTTGTGACAAGTTTTACTTGAAAGAAATAAGAATTGTTcagatttaattgtttttaattcatACGTTCTGTGGAGAATTTTTACATGGCCGTGGAGAAAATACAGTCTGTGTTCTCGGTTAGAATGAAAATTCGATGTACGAGTGGAAGATTCCGAGCGCGAGCGTGAGGAACCACAAGTACAGAATATATGTACTATTgagagcacggaatttcgggcagacttgaaatttgactcatataaaatgtgaaataggctttaggtgctagacgtattaataacctaattttaataTCAACTATTGTCTCAtatcattttgcaaattgcattcatcaatTCTGAAAAGCTGCAAGtgcttagatgtgattttctgAGAACTAAACCGtctattttattaaactttggaaatcaataactaaaatgtaaaataattgtgcataattgtgacagtttattttgaagttccgtcaaaattaatcattatgacatttatgacaataaaggttagactacattgggttttttaaatgacatgtaaattgctgcccgaaattccatgctcgCCATAGTACTATTACGATGCTACATATAACTTACGAAGcgcataacaaaataaaaaattagtacAGAGCTGTCACAATATTCTGTTTGGTTACTTTGGTTagcaaattttgcaaaatggtTGGTCTGTATTTCGTTTATTTTATGATAGACGTAAAATTTAGTGGAAGAAAATCGTGGCCAAAttagttgtaaatttatttaggaaTTACAAAGATATTAATATCTAACTATATATGTGTATATCTGAAAAAGGACATATAtaataagttattttttatatttccataaagtaaattaagtataggtagatataattaaaatctacctgtaaataaaaaaattcaagtgaATTATACTACATTATATAAAACATATTGATTTCacttgaaatattttgtattgaaagATGATCTTTAATATAGATAATCAAAAGGCACtctattttattgttaagatACATAAAGGCACTTTGACGTTACATTACCTTCTCACACTTGTTGTAACGTTTAATAACTATATACACAATGGAACCTAATGAAACatgatataattttttaattaacaataattaataacactaaactgattttttttttctatacatcctccagcgagagattgggagattttaaattttattaaattaacccaacattagtagaatacattaattagagcataatttcatggcaaaaatattactgcttgaaagatatatttcaaattttacgtgtaCTAGGTACtgtactactttctctacgtagaatttagtgatttctatgtcaaccaatctctcgctggacaaactatataCGAAAATTACCAGTAACAAAATTATACCTTACTAGACATCAGTATTTTTACAACagtaattgttaataaaataaaaatggaccGCCTGTAATGCAGAATACAATCATCTAGAGGGGTaactattaaatttattgtctcACATTATAACATATTTCACTTATTTTTGCTTTGACGTAAGCAAAGTacaagtttaaataaaaaagattttagaCCAGTATTTCTGCAGTTCTAATTAAGATAATTTCAGTTAACCCATAACATAAActgaaaaaatctttctttaaaaaattgcaatacATCTACATAACGTGTATAAAACATAATGGGCAATATAAGAATAAAGTCTCAAATAAACTgaacttaaataaaaattgaaacataTAAAGAGGAAATTTCGCAAAACCGAAAGTAtgaaacagttgaaaatcttgaAATATTGGATTGCACTTGaacaaattaaacataatctgcaaaaaactgttgaaacttccattttccaaataaaatatatgtatttttgtgtcaataataaaaatgaaatctttttttcagttttaccGTAGACTAATAATgtagataaaattatttaataattttttgatttaataataattagagaGATCATCACTGccataaaaaacatcaatatAATAAGCAAAATGTTAGGAAGTTTCTTTAGAatgatatttttctttatgagccaaaagttgtgaaattcgaataaaactttttgaacaaaatttacaatggtTTGGCTTTTTTACAGAATGCGTAAGCAAGTGTCTGTTCAAGACGTCGTTTCTTCCAaactttttattacaaatatcACACTCAAACGGTTTCTCCTGCGTGTGGATGAGCAAATGTTTATTCAAATTGTGCGCTTGTTGGAATCGCCTGTTACAGATGTTACAAACTGATGGTTTTTCACCAGTGTGCACTCTAGTATGTCTTTCTAAATCACACAACTTACGAAATTCTTTAGCGCAAACCTCACATTTAAAAGTTTTTGTGTGGGGCACAACTTTTTGGAGGACGTGGACTGGTTTGTGCTCTTCCAAGGCTTTAATAGTTTTAAACTCTTCGTTGCATTTCTTACAAACATATGGTCGTTTACCTACAACATGTATgcaatgaataaattaaatatatatCATTTGCTAGATAATCACCTTGATGTTTCCTTAAATGAGCAATTAACTGATCTAGGGAATTGTAATTCTCATTACACTTTAAACAAAGATATGGTCTGTCTCCCTTATGGGCCTCCTTATGTTCTTTTAATTGCATGTAACTTGAAAATACTTGGGAACATATTTTGCATTGGGGATTACGTTTgatgaattttttaactttcactTTAGATTCATTTGTGTCTGTTGATTCATCTTTTTCATTAAACTCACTAGTGTATTCATCATACTCTTCAATATCTGAAGGTGGCATATCAAAGAattctttttcaaaaacatttggTCCGACTTTAATATCCATGATATTAAACATTAACTGGTCTATGGCATCCTCATCTGAATCTGAAAGTATTAACTCTGGTGTTGATTCTCTTTTTAAACTTTCAACATCATTATACTGAATCTCAACAGAGTCCCCACTTTTTATATCTGGTGGTATATTGTCCGAGTCTTCAAAACTTGAATTTAATGTTGGTTCTGTTAAAAATTTCTGTTCAATATTTACATCTTCAAATCTAATATTGTTCTGTTGttcatttgatttttcaacTGTTTGAGATTTTACATAAGGTGCATCATTTACTTCTGATAAAATAATACTTGTGTCAGTTTCTGTAGTGATGCCGTTTGAGCTATTGCAACTAGCTGTGGTCATCtgattgttattatttattggcaACGTAAGTGGTATGTCATCAGCCTCAACAGattcattattttcaaatactgCACTTTCATTCtttacattaattaaattgttagaTGTGGTtcttaatttatatttttccctgagtgttttcttttttattttaggcACATTAAGGCACTTCTTTCTAGGCCCTCCCTTTTTTACCAGGTTGCTTGGTGTAGCTTCATCCTTTATGATCGGTGTTTGAAATGGTTGATCCAAGTTTTCATCATTTATTGAAATAGAACTTTTAACATTTCCAACTCTCATATCTAATTCCTCGAGCAGTAAAGGAGACTCAAAAAGCTGTGGGACGGGTTTTAAGCACAAAGATCCAAGAAATACACATTTTGTTATTTGTGTTATGTCTAATCTACActcattttgttttatattgtcCATATACTTTCGTAaactcatttttcttttcgtgATGCCTCCCAACAATTCTCGTTTTTTTCTTAATGCCAAGTTGTTTTTCATATCCATTTTTGAATTAGACACAAGAAAGTTCCACAAAATCTTTTATATCTTCTCGTATACTCTTGGGTGTATGGTATGTATATAGAGCTGGTatggataaaaataaaatgaaagtttgAAGCTAATCACCAATCAGTCTTAAaagagtaaaataaaaatcttaataaacatttttagcaaTAAAACTGAAACACTTGTTGCGCTTCCACCATAATTGATGAAATAAAGAACGGGGTAAAAAAGTTGCTACTCTTCCCAACAGAGGGAGCTAACTTCGGAACTTGAAAACAAGGCAACAGGGGAGAGGGGAAAGTAGAAAATATGGTGGATTGTTGTTATAATGCGATGTAGAATATCGTGATACCACCATTCTTACACCATCGATTTAAATagcgaaaaaataaaacttgatGTGATTAAGGTCAAAGAAAGGAAAATTTAGTATAAATACCtactaaaatttatttgaaaatgtgtGTTTGAATTTATCTACCGTTTGGCGTTCAGATAAATATACTTAGAAAGTGTTCATTCCAAATGTACTCAAAaatttattgcatttttcaaGCATTTATGGGATACGTGACTTTTACATTGAATTCAGTGTAAAGGGGTATGCACAATAATTTCCAGAAAATGAAAGAATGTTATCgctcctatttttttttacaatacttTAAAATGTTGTTGTGTGTGTTGTGTCACGATAATCAAACTGTATACCTACTGCAGATAGGTATTGAGAGTTGAtagtttaatattaaaatttaacgttAATCACAGTGATTGGATGAACGATATACACTCCATAGATATTCTGTAGTATAGTGCATACTGGTGCATACTTTTTGGTAGGTATAGTAACGAATCTACGTTTTTGGATGAAGTTGGTAGAGGGATGAAGATCAAGCTATGTAATTCTGGTGCATTGCTGGTGGTATCATGCGATATCTAGTTCAGTCTGAAACAAAGATTTTGAGGACTTCCTTCCTTcacaaatcacaataaataattattgaactTAAAGGAAacacaaattataaataaaaaaatctccgAGGACAGTTAATCTTGAGCAAAATCAACTGAGCAGTTCAATGAAAAGTATAATTATGTACAAACTTTCATTGAAATTGTAACACCTTATTATAGTCGTGACTCGTGAGTCGATTATGTATACGtaagtactgt encodes:
- the TM9SF3 gene encoding transmembrane 9 superfamily member 3, which produces MHIICKVIFLCLVVGAFSDEHNHIYEENEEVILWMNTVGPYHNRQETYAYFSLPFCVGSKDTINHYHETLSEALQGVELEFSGIEIDFKSNVQKSEYCAVELNDEKFKAFVYAVKNHYWYQMYIDDLPIWGVVGEMKDNNYYIWTHKKFEIGYNGKQIIDVNLTSEDKVLLSPSAKLSFTYEVIWKPTDTKYEDRFDKYLDHNFFQHRIHWFSIFNSFMMVIFLVGLVSMILMRTLRKDYARYSKDEDIDDMERDLGDEYGWKQVHGDVFRPACHSLVFSSLIGAGHQLTTVVFCVIVFAILGELYTERGSLLSTAIFVYAITSPINGYFGGSLYARMGGKIWIKQMTISAFMLPAFVCGTAFFINFIAIYYHASRAIPFGTMVAVTCICLFIILPLTLVGTVLGRNLAGQPDYPCRINAVPRPIPEKKWFMEPGVIILMGGILPFASIFIEMYFIFTSFWAYKIYYVYGFMLLVFIILMIVTVCVTIVCTYFLLNAEDYRWQWTSFLAAASTSAYVYVYAIYYFFFKTKMYGLFQTAFYFGYMALFSGALGIMCGTVGYIGTSVFVRKIYSTVKID
- the LOC138122185 gene encoding myoneurin-like, whose product is MDMKNNLALRKKRELLGGITKRKMSLRKYMDNIKQNECRLDITQITKCVFLGSLCLKPVPQLFESPLLLEELDMRVGNVKSSISINDENLDQPFQTPIIKDEATPSNLVKKGGPRKKCLNVPKIKKKTLREKYKLRTTSNNLINVKNESAVFENNESVEADDIPLTLPINNNNQMTTASCNSSNGITTETDTSIILSEVNDAPYVKSQTVEKSNEQQNNIRFEDVNIEQKFLTEPTLNSSFEDSDNIPPDIKSGDSVEIQYNDVESLKRESTPELILSDSDEDAIDQLMFNIMDIKVGPNVFEKEFFDMPPSDIEEYDEYTSEFNEKDESTDTNESKVKVKKFIKRNPQCKICSQVFSSYMQLKEHKEAHKGDRPYLCLKCNENYNSLDQLIAHLRKHQGKRPYVCKKCNEEFKTIKALEEHKPVHVLQKVVPHTKTFKCEVCAKEFRKLCDLERHTRVHTGEKPSVCNICNRRFQQAHNLNKHLLIHTQEKPFECDICNKKFGRNDVLNRHLLTHSVKKPNHCKFCSKSFIRISQLLAHKEKYHSKETS